In one window of Candidatus Babeliales bacterium DNA:
- a CDS encoding Hsp20/alpha crystallin family protein has protein sequence MPIIRWNPFFDGGLLDVEAHYESTANELLADSLPVDMYEKNGMIVIEAQLPGVAPEQVTIEITENMVRISGFRQETDEGRSADYIKEIKRGKFHRTLVLSSKIAVAQAVATMQEGLLQVSLPLQKIESVNLVTLKIGS, from the coding sequence ATGCCAATAATTCGATGGAATCCTTTCTTTGATGGGGGGTTATTAGATGTAGAGGCTCACTATGAGTCTACGGCAAATGAATTATTAGCAGATTCGTTGCCAGTTGATATGTATGAAAAGAATGGAATGATAGTTATAGAAGCACAATTGCCAGGCGTAGCTCCAGAACAGGTAACGATTGAAATAACGGAAAATATGGTAAGAATCTCTGGATTTCGGCAAGAGACAGATGAAGGTAGAAGTGCGGATTATATAAAAGAGATTAAACGGGGTAAGTTTCATCGGACCCTTGTGTTATCATCTAAGATAGCTGTGGCGCAAGCAGTTGCGACTATGCAAGAAGGATTATTGCAGGTTTCGTTACCGTTACAAAAAATAGAATCAGTAAATTTAGTGACTTTAAAAATTGGTAGTTAG
- a CDS encoding Hsp20/alpha crystallin family protein, with amino-acid sequence MQINKKGLYTLLVMGIVGGLTTVELLAISRKSRVKDTQDQQRSSDMFDEEDVMSRWNDDMWNFDFPTLRTSTTDLATDMYEKDGNVIIKMHIPGVKLEDVKISVQDDTVRIHGTRKEEIEEKSADFYRKEIKQGSFERRLPLPAKAVPGKAKATMKDGVLQVVIPVESEEATNAVQVPIEKGE; translated from the coding sequence ATGCAAATAAATAAGAAGGGACTATATACTTTGTTAGTAATGGGTATAGTCGGTGGTTTAACGACAGTTGAGTTACTGGCGATATCAAGAAAATCTCGTGTAAAGGATACACAAGATCAGCAACGGAGTAGTGATATGTTTGATGAGGAGGATGTTATGTCAAGATGGAATGATGATATGTGGAATTTTGATTTTCCTACATTGCGTACATCAACGACTGATTTAGCAACTGATATGTATGAAAAAGATGGTAACGTTATTATCAAGATGCATATTCCAGGAGTTAAGTTGGAAGATGTTAAAATTTCAGTACAGGATGACACCGTACGGATCCACGGAACGCGTAAAGAAGAAATAGAAGAAAAAAGCGCTGATTTTTATCGTAAAGAGATCAAGCAAGGAAGTTTCGAACGACGATTACCATTGCCAGCAAAAGCAGTTCCCGGTAAAGCAAAAGCAACAATGAAAGATGGTGTGTTGCAGGTGGTAATACCGGTTGAATCAGAAGAAGCAACTAATGCCGTACAGGTACCAATTGAAAAAGGTGAGTAG